In the Pleurodeles waltl isolate 20211129_DDA chromosome 3_1, aPleWal1.hap1.20221129, whole genome shotgun sequence genome, gtatatatttgtacattagTGAGTAGTATTcattagtgtgtgtaataaataatcTGTTCCTTTTTTTAAGAAAATGCACttactggacaatgatttatttagtttttttatagTATACCAGCTAATGGTGATTACTAGCTCAGACCACCTCAACTGAGTAGGGCCTGGGCtcctctgctttgctaccctgagagggTAAAGTGTAGCAACCGACTGCTTGCTTCCCGAATAAGGATTCAATTGTGGGCCTATTACCTGCACAGGCGTTACATTCTGTACAATTAATAACACAATTTCTGACAGCCCCCGTCCCATAACTGATTTGTTGGGTTACTTTAAGGTGAATAACAGCCATAAGAATTATTCTAATCTTTCAAAGTCATGATGTATTTTGAAGCTGACAGGATTTTCTTTCGGTGCGTATACTGTATAAATTAATGTTCCCTGCATTATTGTGCTCCAGTTTTAAAACTAGCCTTCTTTCCAACTGAGTTCCAAATTTAAAGCCTCATTTAAAGCATGGAAGGCAGCCCACCATCCGTCAGGGTGGCGGAGGTAATAGAAAGTGCCCAAATTAAATACAAACATGTTATTTTTGTAGGCATAACACTTGGAACCTTGGGCCAACCCAACTTTGCTTCAGTGACATTTAGTAAGTTAATGCTACCTTATAGAAAATACTTGGTCAGATACTGAATAAGAGAAAATGTTTTAGTCATCTTATTGGCTGTCTTCAAAGCATTCACCTTCAGATCACGTGGTGTGCCCCTCTATTTTGAATTACTCAACCTTGCAGAGATTTTATTTTAAAGAAGGATGGGGCAAATTCCCTGCTAACTGCTAATATATCGCATTGTTGAGATAAACCTTTCTATTCTAGGTACGCAAAAGAAATGTACACTTTCCCTCTTCTTTCTTGTTTCCAAGTATTATGATCCTCAATCTGGCCCTGAAATGCTGTGGACTGGTCAGAGTTCACGAATATACAAAACGAGTATAGAAACTATATAGAAATGGAAGATGTGACTTCACCCCCTATACGAAGTTGCTTTCTTACACCAAATCAGACGTTGCCAGCAAAGCAAGTTTATAGATTGCTTCAATTGCAATGCGTCAATGGAATCTGTCCATGCACTGCAGGGGAACGGCATTATTAGTGCATTACTAACGTGTCTCAGGGCGCCAAAACAATACTCTACGGGAATCCCAACCATTGGTTTGAGTAGACAATTCATTTTGTTGCTGACTAAAATGGTTTAATATCATATCTTGCTATGCCATACTTTTTCTAAAACGTGTTCAAAATGTTCACCTTCTTTTTCTAAATCGCCTGGTACTTAAAATATTTCGTGTTCAAGAAAAAGTGAAAATAATCATTGACTATATTTTATTCAATATGTTCATCtcataaaaataatttgtaaaaatctACAATCACGTATCAAGGTCAATATGATTCATGTAACTTAAACTAGAGAATGCCTTGTGTATGAAATGATGATTAATATAATGCCTACTTAAAAACTGTTCACTCAATAACATTTACAAACTCTAATTCCTCACACAGTATCAGGGTTCTTTCAGAATCAGGATATATGAGAGAGAGGATTTTCGAGGCCAGATGAGGGAGTTCACTGACGATTGTCCGTATGTCTTTGAAGAGTTCAACTACCATGAAATCCACTCCTGCAATGTGCTAGAGGGCCACTGGGTCTTCTATGAAGAACCAAACTACAAGGGGCGCCAGTACTATCTGAGACCTGGGGAGTACAGAAGATACAGTGACTGGGGAGCCATGAGCCCCCGGGTTGGATCCTTCCGATACATCAGAGACTATTAAATGAGAATAAACTTGAGAATGCAGTGTTACCCTCTGTATTTAATAAAGGTTTAATACATTGTAGATTTTGAGTATGAAGTTCTGTATTAGTCATTACATAAACGTGGCTGTCAGGAAAATATGGGAAATGTACTTTACAATCATATGTCGAAGATGTTTTCACTTATTTTATCATTTAACAAGTGAATCCAAAAATCAAAGAGCGATTGCAGAGATAGCTGGGTTCTGGGAGAAGTAGTgtactgttatgttatgtttatgccATGTTGTGTTATGCCATGTCATATCATGCCATGGTAATTGTAAGGCACACTATCACCTAGGGTGTATCCTGGCGCTGAACAGGTCTGTTTGTCTAATTGCCTATGGCGAGATGTTATTTAAAGAACCACGTCATCAGCTTCTTGCATATCTCAAGAGGGGAGGAGGCTCTGATATGTAGTGAGACATGGTTCCACTCGACGTGTGACGTCAGGCTCAGTGGAGGAATACACCAGCTTGTCAGGGAGCTGGATCTGAAAACGACCAATAAGTTGTCAGTCATCTCAAGACGGTCACCCTGCAGAAATCAGCTGTCAGGTCCATGGTTTacagaagggaagagaaaaagtgCTGTAAGATTTTGGAAAGGCAGTGCCGGAAAGACAATAGAGGCAACAAATAAGTCTTATACAAGGCAGATTTAATTAAATACTATGCCACAGTCAAAAGAGCAAAAAagttcttttttaaagaaaaggtaGAGACAGAAGAGAATAAATCGACGGAAATGTCTTAAAGTGGTAAAAACCTTTATGTCTCCTGAGTCCTGTGCTAGGGTTCAACAACCATCTGTTGAGTGGTGTGAACAGCTGGCctcttattttaaaaacaaaattcttaACATCTAAGCAAGTCTCCAGCATACAGTTAGAAGAGAGCCTGGGGGGCACAGCGCACACAAGTACTGTCActctagtggagtccacactttcAGATTTCTACCATATTCTCTTGGAGGGGGCACTGGCAGACATTAGCAGCCTGAAATCAGGATCTCCTATGGATTCTTGCTATCCCAATCTGTTAGCGCTAGGGGCAGCTACCATCAACCCACTAGTCAGTGCTAAATGCCTCTCTGTCTATGGCAACAGTACCATACTCCTGGAAACAGACACAAATTCTACCCTGCTAAAAGAATCTGCGGCTGACCCCAGAAAACAGCCTAATTATAGACCGATATCTCAGCTGCTAGCTCTGTCTAAAGTTCTGAAAAGGTTGGTAAACCAGCAACCTTCCCAGTATTTGGAAGACAATAACTTTCTAGACAGTCTAGCTTTATAACAAATTTTAGTACAAAGACCGCTTTGATGAAGGTCACTTAATAAATCAGAGGCACCCTGGAAGCTGGTGGGAAGGCAGTGATGATTACGGTAGGtctgtcagcagcctttgacaagGTCCCTCACTCCAGGCTTCTGGCATGTCTCCAGTCTATTGGAATGACAGGTCAGGACTTAAACTGACTTTCATCCTTCTTCAGTGGCAGATGACAGGCGGTATGGGTCCCTCCTATCCTCTTAGAGTTCCTGGATCTTACAGTGAGGGTGCCTCAAGGCTTCGCCCTTAGCCCCACACTGTTAAACATTCATCTTATGCCACTAGCCCAGTTGGTAAAAGCCTTGGGGACTAAAGTGATCTCTTACGATGACAACACACAACTACTTTTCTCATGTAAGAAGGGAGAAGAGATCAcaggtaaatatattaaatcttgtcTAGAGGCTGAATTTGACTGGATGACCATCAATCAACTAAAGTGTAACGCAATTAAAACTGAAATTCTTTTATTTGGACAAAATTCGCTGACAGCATGGCAGCTCTTCTGGCTGAATGGTGCCCCCTCAAGGCCTCCAGGTGGAATAGTCAAGAATCTTGCTGTCAAATCTGACTGTTGTCTACCTTTCCAACCACAAATTCATTTTGTGATAGGCACTTGCTTTGGTCTGCTGCATATTCTAACGTAATTCCTGCACTTCCTCTAATTTTCTGCAGGAAATCACCAGTCAAGCACTCATAACATCAAGGTGGGACTACGCAATGGCCTGTATCTGGGACTACCCAACTACCTGTTCAAAAAAGTTATGGTGGTCCAGAACAGTGCGGCCTACATTCTTCTTACTCTTCCTTTGTGAACGCATGTGTCCCGCATCTTCGAGGCCagccctccactggcttccagtgagGAAGAGAATACTCTTTAGAGTGCAGTTAGGCAGGGCCTAGGTTTTGTAGCACCT is a window encoding:
- the LOC138283460 gene encoding gamma-crystallin-1-like; translation: MGKITFYEDKNFKGRSYECSNDSTDLQSHFSRCNSIKVVNGSWIIYESANHKGNQYFLKKGDYPNYQHWMGFNDSISSCSMIPHYQGSFRIRIYEREDFRGQMREFTDDCPYVFEEFNYHEIHSCNVLEGHWVFYEEPNYKGRQYYLRPGEYRRYSDWGAMSPRVGSFRYIRDY